Genomic DNA from Roseburia intestinalis L1-82:
CTGACCAGACCGGTGGCAAAGATGGGAAAAGGCATGCGCAGTATTTACATGTTGTCGCTGCTTGAAACATATACGGGAACGGAAAGTCGGATCCCGAGCATTCTTATGATCGAGGATCCGGAGATATTTCTGCATCCGAAATTACAGAAAGTTTCCGGGGAGATTTTATACCGCCTGTCCAGAAAGAACCAGGTGATCTTTTCCACGCACTCGCCAAATCTATTGGCGAACTTTAACAGCAGGCAGATCAGACAGATTGTTTTAGACGGAGAAGGATATTCGAAGATGTGTGAAAAGACGGATGTGAGTGCGATCCTCGAAGATCTCGGTTACACGGCAAGTGATCTGATGAATGTGAACTTTGTATTTATTGTGGAGGGGAAACAGGACAAGAGCCGCCTGCCGCTTCTGATCCGGAAATATTATTCGGAGACTTACGATGAGAGTGGAAAACTCTCAAGAATTGCGATCATCACGACAAACAGCTGTACCAACATCAAGACTTACGCAAACCTGAAATATATGAACCAGATCTACCTGCGGGATCAGTTTCTGATGATACGCGACGGGGATGGAAAAGACCGTATGGAATTAGGGCGGCAGCTCTGTCGTTACTATGAGCAGCGGAATTTGGAGGATGTTGACACTCTGCCAAAGGTCCGGCCGGAAAATGTCCTGATTTTAAAATACTACTCATTTGAAAACTATTTTTTCAACCCCAAAGTGATGACTGAACTTGGTGTGGTCGAATCTGAGGAGACATTTTATGAGACGCTGTTTGAAAAATGGAAGGAGTATTTACACCGCCTTAGCAGCGGGAAACATCTGACGGAGGTGCTTGGATTTGAGATGCAGAGCATTTCTGATATCAAAGCACATATGGAAGAAATAAAAATCTATTTGCGCGGACACAATCTGTATGATATTTTTTATGGAAGATACAAAGATCAGGAAGAGGAACTCTTAAAACGCTATATCGATCTTGCACCGCGGAAAGATTT
This window encodes:
- a CDS encoding ATP-dependent nuclease — encoded protein: MKLTGIHIKNFKAIHEMKIDSIENALILVGQNNTGKTTILEAIRAAFGDYHISAEDFDGDCANIEMDLSLEFSIEDLKWLHQNGIVSQYKRYETWLEDFCKKLPSFSVNEGESGGVLQFTFIAHRDGWVRYQDGEHKNNSCIPQVFPKIYYLDAERDLNQLQGDLLMLQEDELLKRMRADTCMFNQAKKCGHCFSCIGLIEKKAPAELDAFETAKLLDYKLYQLNLDEFARKVNQNYKKNGGQDEILYSMNRDVERMLKVTTEIHNPAQNLTRPVAKMGKGMRSIYMLSLLETYTGTESRIPSILMIEDPEIFLHPKLQKVSGEILYRLSRKNQVIFSTHSPNLLANFNSRQIRQIVLDGEGYSKMCEKTDVSAILEDLGYTASDLMNVNFVFIVEGKQDKSRLPLLIRKYYSETYDESGKLSRIAIITTNSCTNIKTYANLKYMNQIYLRDQFLMIRDGDGKDRMELGRQLCRYYEQRNLEDVDTLPKVRPENVLILKYYSFENYFFNPKVMTELGVVESEETFYETLFEKWKEYLHRLSSGKHLTEVLGFEMQSISDIKAHMEEIKIYLRGHNLYDIFYGRYKDQEEELLKRYIDLAPRKDFSDILDAIDHFIYFESRKRERDTK